One Deltaproteobacteria bacterium DNA window includes the following coding sequences:
- a CDS encoding branched-chain amino acid ABC transporter permease codes for MELFLMTLTTGIMVGGIYALVALGWVLIYKCSGVLNLAMGELTLIGAYVSLSFYSMGVPFLLALLFSLIIGFILGILTERIFLDRLIGEPILTVIMVTVGLSFFFKGVVEFIWGTDTRVFTPPVFSLEPIHIGPLVIGQVYLWSFVAAIVLLCIFVGFFQYTRWGLAMQATADDEMAALSLGISARFVYATAWAIAFMAAGVGGTLLGNINGLNISVGYLGLLVLPAVVLGGLNSVPGAIVGGIIIGVLQNLCGAYLDRFFPGGVKEIAPFAFMAIFLLFKPYGLWGWERIERV; via the coding sequence ATGGAACTTTTCCTAATGACCTTAACCACCGGTATCATGGTGGGAGGCATCTATGCCCTCGTAGCCCTTGGATGGGTCCTGATATATAAGTGTTCAGGAGTGCTCAATCTGGCCATGGGCGAACTGACTCTCATCGGGGCCTATGTCTCCTTGAGCTTCTATTCCATGGGTGTTCCTTTTCTCCTTGCCCTTCTTTTTTCGCTGATCATTGGGTTCATCTTGGGGATCTTGACTGAAAGGATCTTTCTGGACAGACTCATCGGAGAACCGATCCTGACGGTCATTATGGTTACGGTGGGGCTTTCATTTTTTTTCAAAGGGGTTGTGGAGTTCATATGGGGGACCGATACCCGTGTGTTTACGCCCCCTGTTTTTTCATTGGAGCCGATCCACATTGGACCGCTGGTCATCGGCCAGGTCTATCTGTGGAGTTTTGTGGCTGCCATTGTTCTCCTGTGTATATTTGTAGGTTTCTTTCAATACACCCGCTGGGGCCTGGCCATGCAGGCCACGGCAGATGATGAAATGGCCGCCTTGTCCCTTGGGATTAGCGCCAGGTTTGTTTATGCTACGGCCTGGGCCATAGCCTTCATGGCAGCCGGGGTTGGGGGCACTCTTTTGGGAAACATCAACGGCCTGAATATTTCCGTGGGCTATCTGGGACTACTGGTTCTGCCGGCAGTAGTGCTTGGAGGGCTCAATTCCGTGCCTGGAGCCATTGTTGGCGGGATCATCATAGGAGTACTTCAGAATCTGTGCGGGGCTTACCTTGACAGGTTCTTCCCTGGTGGTGTGAAAGAGATAGCGCCCTTTGCTTTTATGGCTATTTTCTTGCTTTTTAAGCCTTACGGGCTCTGGGGCTGGGAGAGGATTGAAAGGGTGTAG
- a CDS encoding four helix bundle protein, producing the protein MTEIQNSKPTYDLEERTFQFAKAVRLFVKALPKTIANIEDGKQVVKASGSVGANYREANESLSKKDFLMRMKISRKEAKESAYWIRLIHETNRLENADDAQSLTQEANELKKIFSSILGKSK; encoded by the coding sequence ATGACCGAAATTCAAAATTCCAAACCAACATATGATCTTGAAGAAAGAACATTCCAATTCGCTAAAGCTGTTAGGCTTTTCGTTAAGGCGTTGCCGAAGACAATTGCAAATATTGAGGATGGCAAACAAGTGGTGAAAGCCTCCGGTTCAGTCGGCGCAAATTACAGGGAGGCCAACGAATCATTAAGCAAAAAAGACTTCTTAATGAGGATGAAAATAAGCCGTAAAGAAGCAAAAGAAAGCGCCTATTGGATCAGATTAATTCATGAGACGAACAGGTTAGAGAATGCTGATGATGCCCAAAGCTTGACACAAGAGGCAAATGAATTGAAAAAGATATTTTCATCAATACTGGGAAAATCAAAATAG
- a CDS encoding AMP-binding protein yields the protein MEVTKDLTIPKLFLQRAKAYGKGKVAMREKEFGIWRPITWHDYLENVKYLALGLVSLGLKDGDKVAMIGDNRPEGLWAEMATLCARGVGVWLFQDCLIDEVKYIVGHSDAKFLFGEGQEEVDKALSILDECPNLEKIIWDDPKGMRNYHQNCLISIKEVEHLGRELEQKEPGLFEDMIRKGHGNEVALLFYTSGTTALPKGALLSHWNLLSMGNSLMSVDPCHQTDDFVSYLPFAWIGEQMMSISCGLQIGFTINFPEEPDTAQENIREIGPHVMFAPPRLYEQMTRTVQVKHLDASWAKRKIFDLAAKIGYHVADLRFQKSRVPWYWRCLKWLAHISVQKKLKDHLGLSRVRYAYSGGAAMGPDHFRFFHALGVNLKQIYGQTEIAGISVVHRDGDIKFDTVGIALPETEVKIAEDGEILSRSPSVFLGYYKNPEATEETLKEGWLYSGDRGFIDEEGHLVVFDRSKDVMTLRDGRPFSPQYLETRLKFSPYLRDSWVIGDKRDYVTAVICIDYAVVGKWADEKKLSYTSYPELSQKPEVYDLAEKQIRQANKDLPEVARIRKFINLYKEFDADDDELTRTRKLRRAFVEKRYEEIVNALYSETDVVHIDTTITYEDGRKSRIKTDLQIRKVSA from the coding sequence ATGGAGGTTACGAAGGACTTAACAATTCCAAAACTGTTCTTGCAACGGGCAAAGGCCTATGGCAAGGGCAAGGTCGCCATGCGGGAGAAGGAGTTTGGCATATGGAGACCCATCACCTGGCATGACTACCTGGAAAATGTCAAATACCTCGCTTTGGGTCTTGTTAGTCTTGGCCTTAAGGATGGGGACAAGGTTGCCATGATCGGCGACAACCGTCCCGAAGGGTTATGGGCCGAGATGGCTACTTTGTGTGCCCGTGGAGTGGGCGTATGGTTGTTTCAGGATTGCCTTATTGACGAGGTCAAGTATATTGTCGGCCATTCCGACGCAAAATTCCTGTTTGGTGAAGGCCAGGAAGAGGTGGACAAGGCCCTTTCCATTCTCGATGAATGTCCCAATCTTGAAAAGATCATCTGGGATGATCCCAAAGGGATGCGTAACTACCATCAGAATTGCCTGATAAGTATAAAAGAGGTTGAACATTTGGGCAGAGAGCTTGAACAGAAGGAGCCGGGTCTATTTGAAGATATGATCCGTAAAGGCCACGGTAATGAAGTGGCCTTGCTCTTTTATACTTCAGGCACCACGGCTTTGCCAAAAGGGGCTTTGCTATCTCACTGGAACCTGCTGAGTATGGGCAACAGCCTCATGTCCGTAGACCCGTGCCATCAAACGGATGATTTTGTCTCATACCTTCCCTTTGCCTGGATCGGCGAGCAGATGATGTCGATTTCTTGCGGCCTCCAGATAGGCTTTACCATAAATTTTCCGGAAGAGCCCGACACTGCCCAGGAAAACATCCGTGAGATCGGCCCTCACGTCATGTTTGCTCCCCCGCGCCTCTACGAGCAGATGACTCGCACGGTTCAAGTCAAGCACCTGGATGCTTCATGGGCAAAGAGAAAGATTTTCGACCTAGCCGCTAAGATCGGCTATCATGTTGCCGACCTTCGATTCCAGAAAAGCAGGGTTCCGTGGTACTGGAGATGCCTCAAATGGCTGGCCCACATAAGCGTGCAGAAAAAGCTAAAGGACCACCTGGGACTGTCCCGTGTGCGCTATGCTTACTCTGGAGGGGCTGCCATGGGCCCGGATCACTTTCGTTTTTTTCACGCTCTGGGGGTGAACCTGAAACAGATTTACGGGCAGACGGAGATTGCCGGCATTTCCGTGGTCCATCGAGATGGAGACATCAAATTTGATACTGTCGGCATAGCCCTGCCTGAGACCGAGGTCAAGATTGCCGAGGACGGCGAAATCTTATCAAGGAGCCCGTCTGTGTTCCTGGGATATTACAAGAATCCCGAAGCCACGGAAGAAACCTTGAAGGAAGGGTGGCTTTATTCCGGTGACAGGGGCTTTATAGATGAAGAGGGTCACCTGGTGGTTTTCGACCGTTCCAAGGACGTTATGACACTCAGGGACGGCAGACCTTTTTCGCCTCAATATTTGGAGACCCGCCTAAAGTTCAGTCCCTATTTGAGGGATTCATGGGTCATCGGAGACAAGAGAGATTACGTGACTGCGGTTATCTGCATCGACTATGCTGTGGTGGGCAAGTGGGCAGATGAAAAAAAGCTTAGCTATACGAGTTATCCGGAACTTTCTCAGAAGCCAGAAGTCTATGATCTGGCAGAAAAACAAATCCGGCAGGCCAACAAAGACCTTCCCGAAGTGGCCAGGATAAGAAAATTCATCAATCTTTACAAGGAGTTTGACGCTGATGATGATGAGCTTACAAGGACCAGAAAACTGCGCCGGGCCTTTGTGGAAAAGAGGTATGAGGAAATCGTAAACGCCCTTTATTCTGAGACAGATGTTGTTCATATTGACACCACGATTACGTACGAAGATGGGCGGAAGTCGCGCATAAAGACGGATCTGCAAATTCGTAAGGTGAGCGCGTAA
- a CDS encoding ABC transporter ATP-binding protein, with the protein MEGDVLLELEDVHMYFGRVGALAGISLEVRKREIHSIIGPNGAGKTVMMNCINGLYRPQKGNIYFKGQSIDKLKPYERAELGIARTFQKVEVFGGMTVIDNIRLGRHIHLKSGMLRGALYLGKTAREEIMHREFIEEEIIDLLEIEHIRDKPVGMLPYGLQKRVELGRALALQPEVLILDEPLAGLNLEEVEDMARFILDVNEEERWKVTCVLVEHDMGVVMDISDHVFVLNFGNKIIDGTPEEVQNHPEVIKAYLGEEDLYATRR; encoded by the coding sequence ATGGAGGGTGACGTCCTCTTGGAATTGGAGGATGTTCACATGTATTTCGGAAGGGTCGGCGCCCTGGCAGGTATAAGCCTGGAAGTAAGAAAAAGGGAGATACATTCCATTATCGGACCGAACGGGGCCGGCAAGACGGTAATGATGAATTGCATAAATGGGCTTTACCGTCCACAGAAGGGAAATATCTATTTTAAGGGACAGAGCATTGATAAACTCAAGCCTTATGAGCGGGCCGAACTGGGCATTGCCAGGACCTTTCAGAAGGTTGAGGTCTTTGGCGGGATGACAGTCATCGATAACATTCGCCTCGGTCGCCATATCCATCTCAAATCCGGCATGCTCCGTGGGGCCTTGTACTTGGGCAAAACCGCGCGCGAAGAGATTATGCACCGGGAGTTTATCGAAGAGGAGATCATTGATCTTCTGGAGATCGAGCACATCAGGGACAAACCCGTCGGCATGCTCCCTTACGGTCTTCAAAAGCGGGTCGAGTTGGGACGCGCGCTTGCATTGCAGCCCGAGGTATTGATCCTGGATGAACCTTTGGCCGGCCTTAATCTTGAAGAAGTCGAGGACATGGCTCGCTTCATTTTAGACGTTAACGAAGAGGAGCGCTGGAAGGTTACCTGTGTCCTGGTGGAACATGACATGGGCGTGGTCATGGATATTTCCGATCATGTGTTTGTGCTCAACTTCGGAAACAAGATTATTGACGGCACCCCGGAGGAGGTGCAAAACCACCCCGAGGTGATCAAGGCGTACCTGGGTGAAGAGGATTTGTACGCCACGCGGAGGTAA
- a CDS encoding pyridoxal phosphate-dependent aminotransferase produces the protein MTIAEKIHTILEKSSWIRKMFEEGAQLKAKCGVENVFDFSLGNPNLEPPARFKEVLIDVAKASEPGYHAYMPNTGYPSVRKAVAEFLSKEQGVAITADDIIMTCGAAGALNVILKAILNSGDEVITPAPYFVEYDFYVDNHGGTLRTVPSKSDFTLDLETIKDAITPKTKAVLINSPNNPSGQVYSEESLRQLGALLQDEGRRSKRTLYLISDEPYRKIAFDGVRVPSLFPLYCETMIVTSYSKDLSIPGERIGFLVVNPEATYRNDLLAGMTLANRILGYVNAPALMQRAIGSLQGVSVDAGVYQAKRDLLCDGLSTCGYEFIMPKGAFYLFPKSPIADDVAFVRALQEELILTVPGRGFGSPGFFRIAFCVDDNTITKAMPGFNRVLKRFQA, from the coding sequence ATGACCATCGCTGAAAAGATTCACACAATTCTGGAAAAGTCCTCGTGGATTCGAAAGATGTTTGAGGAAGGCGCTCAGCTCAAGGCAAAGTGTGGCGTCGAGAATGTCTTTGATTTCAGTTTGGGGAACCCAAACCTTGAACCACCTGCCCGCTTTAAAGAGGTTCTCATCGACGTGGCAAAGGCCTCAGAGCCTGGATACCATGCCTACATGCCAAATACAGGATATCCGTCTGTAAGAAAGGCGGTTGCAGAGTTCCTCTCCAAGGAACAGGGCGTTGCGATTACAGCAGATGACATCATTATGACCTGTGGGGCTGCCGGCGCCCTGAATGTGATCCTGAAGGCAATCCTGAATTCAGGTGATGAGGTCATTACGCCGGCCCCTTATTTTGTGGAGTACGATTTTTATGTAGATAATCACGGGGGAACGCTCAGGACTGTGCCAAGCAAATCGGATTTCACCCTTGACCTTGAGACAATCAAGGACGCCATCACGCCAAAAACCAAGGCCGTTCTTATCAATTCGCCGAATAACCCTTCGGGTCAAGTCTATTCTGAGGAAAGCCTCAGGCAACTTGGCGCGCTCTTGCAAGATGAGGGTCGCAGATCAAAACGGACGCTTTATCTTATCTCCGATGAACCTTACCGAAAGATCGCCTTTGACGGAGTGCGGGTGCCCTCGCTGTTTCCCCTTTATTGCGAGACTATGATTGTCACGTCTTATTCAAAAGATCTTTCAATCCCGGGGGAGCGGATAGGCTTTTTGGTGGTAAACCCTGAAGCAACTTACAGAAACGATCTTCTGGCCGGCATGACACTTGCCAATCGCATCTTGGGCTATGTAAACGCTCCGGCCTTGATGCAACGGGCCATTGGATCCTTACAGGGCGTCTCAGTTGATGCAGGGGTTTACCAGGCAAAGAGGGATCTCCTGTGCGATGGCCTCTCAACGTGTGGGTACGAATTCATCATGCCAAAAGGCGCATTCTACCTTTTTCCCAAAAGCCCCATTGCCGATGACGTAGCCTTTGTCAGGGCCTTGCAGGAGGAGTTGATCTTGACTGTGCCGGGCAGGGGGTTCGGGTCTCCCGGTTTTTTTCGCATTGCCTTTTGTGTGGATGACAACACCATCACGAAAGCCATGCCCGGCTTTAACCGGGTTCTCAAGCGATTTCAAGCTTGA